The genome window GGACCCGTCGATGCTGGCCGGGCGTACCGCCAACAACCGCGTGGTCAACTTTGTCGGCCAGCCGCGGCTGATCAACCAGCTGGTCGACGTGGTGATTACCGAAGCCAACCCGCACTCGCTGGGCGGCGAACTACTGCTGCGTGAAAGTGACTGAACCATGCGCCTGCCGCTTGTAATATTGCCCCTGCTGGCGGCCTGTGCCAGCCTGCCACCGCCCGATCCGGCGACCATGGATTGCGCGGCGCTGACGCAGGCGCTTGCGCAAACGCGGCAGCAGCTGCAGGATGAGCGACAGGCGCCACGCAGCCCGGTGCAGCTCAATATCGGGCTGGGCGGCGCCATCGGCAGCCACGGCAGCGCCGGTATCGGTTTCGGCGTGCCGCTGGGCACCGCGCAACCGGACCCGCAGCGCATCGCCGGGCTTGAACGCAGGCTGCTGCAATTGCAGCAGCTACACCAGCAACGGCAATGTCCGCCCCTCACGACCACCAGTCCATGACCGAAGCCCACAGCAGCCACAGCTTTACCCCTGTCGACAACGAACGTCTGTCCCGCCTGTGCGGCGCACTGGACGAGAACCTGAAACAGATCGAAACCGGACTGGATGTCAGCATCCAGCGCCGCGGCGAGCAGTTCAGCCTGCGCGGCGAGCAGGCCGGCCGTGCACTGAGCCTGCTGCAGCGCTTTTATGCGCTGGCGGAAAAGCGCGAGCTGTCGGTGCAGGACATCCAGCTAGGGCTGGTCGAGGCACGACAGGATAATCCGCAGGACGGCCTGGACGACACCCCGACCCTGCACACCCGCCGCCGCGACCTGAAAGGCCGCACCCCGCGCCAGAGCCGCTACATCAAGGCCATCTTCAGCCATGACATCACCTTCGGCATCGGCCCGGCCGGTACCGGCAAGACCTACCTCGCCGTCGCCTGCGCGGTGGACGCGATGGAGCGCGACGCGGTGAAACGCATCGTGCTGGTGCGCCCGGCGGTGGAAGCCGGCGAGAAGCTGGGCTTCCTGCCCGGCGATCTGGCGCAGAAGGTCGACCCCTACCTGCGCCCGCTGTACGACGCGCTGTACGACCTGATGGGTTTCGACAAGGTCGCCAAGCTGTTCGAGAAGAACCTGATCGAGATCGCGCCGCTGGCCTATATGCGCGGCCGCACGCTGAACAACGCCTTCATCATCCTCGACGAGGCGCAGAACACCACGCCGGAGCAGATGAAGATGTTCCTGACCCGCATCGGCTTCGGCTCGCGCGCGGTGATCACCGGCGACGTGACCCAGATCGACCTCGCCCGCCACCAGAAGAGCGGCCTGGTCGAGGTCGAGCGCATCCTGAACCAGGTGCGCGGTATCCATTTCCACCATTTCCAGAGCGACGACGTGGTGCGCCACCCGCTGGTGCAGAAGATCGTCGACGCCTACGACCGTTACCAGATCCAAGAAGATGAAGACCGCTAAACGCAATCAAGTGCTGCAAAGGTTGGCCGCACGGCTGGACCTGACCCTCGAAGACCGGCTGGAAGCCGAACAGGCGCTACCGGAAGGCAAGCAGTGGCGCCGCTGGTGCCAGGCCGCGCTGCAGCGCGACGTGCACAAGGCCCAGATCTCGCTGGTGGTGGTCGACGAGGCCGAAGGCCGCGCACTGAACCGCGACTACCGCGGCAAGGACTACGCCACCAACGTGCTGAGCTTCGCGCTGAACGAGGGCGACACCGTCGCCGGCATGCCGCTGTTCGGCGACCTGGTGTTCTGCGCCCCGGTGGTGGCACGCGAGGCCGCCGAGCAGGGCAAGAGCCTGGACGCGCACTACGCCCACCTCGTCGTGCACGGCATGCTGCACCTGCAGGGCCTTGACCACGAAGAGGACGACGAGGCCGAGGCGATGGAAGCGCTTGAAACCGTCATCCTCGGCAAGTTAGGCTATGCCGATCCTTACGCCGCAGAGAAACCCTGACCCGACACCATGGATGATTATTCCAGTAAACCCGCGCCCAACTGGTTCGAGCGCCTGCTCAACCGCTTTACCCACGAACCGGAAGACCGCGAAGAGCTGGTTTCCCAGCTGCATGCCGCCTTCGAGCGCAATGTGCTGGATGCCGAAGCGCTGTCGATGATCGAAGGCGTGCTGTCCTTCTCCGAGCGCACCGTGCGCGAGGTGATGGTGCAGCGCAGCCAGATGGACGTGATCCGCCTGTCCGAGCCGATGGAAAAGCTGCTGTCGCACGTGATCGAGGCCGGCCATTCGCGCTTCCCGGTGATCGGCGAGGACAAGGACGACGTGCAGGGCATCCTGCTGAGCAAGGACCTGCTGCGCTACTTCCTGACGCCCAACGATTTCGACCTGCAGAAGACGCTGCGCCCGGTGGTATTCGTGCCGGAGAGCAAGCGCCTCGACGGCCTGCTGCGCGAGTTCCGCGCCACCAAGACGCACATGGCGATCGTGGTCGACGAATACGGCGGCGTGTCCGGGCTGATCACCATCGAGGACGTGCTGGAAGTGATCGTCGGCGACATCGACGACGAGCACGACCTGATCGAATCGGAAGACGACATCGTGCCGGTGCGCGGCGAGCGCTACCGCGTGCTGGCCACCACCAGCATCGACGACTTCAACGACTTCTTCGAGTGCGCACTGCCGGACGACGAGGTCGACACCATCGGCGGCCTGGTCACCGCCAATCTCGGCTACGTGCCGGTACGCGGCGAAGGTCTGCAACTGCAGGACTGGCATTTCACCGTGATCCGCGCCGACAGCCGCCGGCTGCAGGCACTGCTGGTCGAGCGCCGTCCGCAGGCAGAACGCTAGATGCTGCGTACCCTCGGTTATTTGCTGCTGGTGCTGCTGGCCGGCGCCGCCACCGTATTCGCCTTCGCCCCCTACCGCCTGTTCCTGCTGATGCCGCTGTTGCTGGCGCTGCTGCTGGAACTGGTGCAACGTTGGCCGCAACGCGCCTTCCTGCTCGGCTACGGCTGGGCACTGGCCGCCTATACCAGCAATTTCTACTGGATCTACATCAGCCTGCACGACATCGCCGGCATGCCGGCACTGATGGCCGGCGCCATGACCTTGCTGCTGCCGGCCTATCTGGCGCTATTCCCGGCGCTGGCGGTGTGGCTGGCCTGCCGCATCGGCAACCATGGCGCCAGCCGCTGGCTGCTGCTGTTCCCGGCGTTGTGGACGCTGGGCGAGTGGCTGCGCAGCTGGATGCTGACTGGCTTCCCGTGGGGCGCCATCGGCTACAGCCAGATCACCGAAAGCCCGCTCGCCGGCTTCGCTGCCGTCACCGGCATCCACGGCGTCACCTTTGCCGTGGCGCTGTCCGCCGCCATCCTCGTGCTGCTGCCGCGCTGGCGCCGCCTGCCGCAGCTGGCGCTGCTGGGGCTGGCCACCGCGCTGTGGGGCGGTGGTGCCTGGCTGCAGCAACAGCAGTGGACCAGCGCTAGCGGCAAACCGCTGGCGGTGTCGCTGCTGCAGGGCAATATCCCGCAATCGCTGAAATGGGATCCGGCCACCTTCGAGCTGACGCTGAGTACCTACTACCGCATGGTGGCCAGCGCGCCGCCGTCCGACCTGCTGCTGCTGCCGGAAACCGCGCTGCCGGTGTTCCTCGACGACCTCCCCTCCGGCTACCTGACCATGATCAACGGCGACGCCAGCCGCCGCCAGGCGACGCTGATCACCGGCATTCCGCGCCGCACCGACGACGGCAACGGCTATCTCAACGCGGTGGTGGCGCTGAACGACCCGGCACAGCCGTACTACGCCAAGAACCACCTGGTGCCGTTCGGCGAGTTCATCCCGCTACCGGCGGTGACCGGCTGGATCTACCGCTTCATGGACATGCCGCTGTCCGGCTTCAGCCGCGGCGGTGACAGCCAGACCCCGCTGGCTGTGGCTGACCAACGCATCGCCTTCAACGTCTGCTACGAGGACGGCTTCGGCGAGGAACTGATCGGCCCCGCAGCCGGCGCCACCATGCTCGCCAACGTCAGCAACCTAGCCTGGTTCGGCAGCAGCAACGCCATGAGCCAGCAACTGCAGCTGTCGCAGGCACGAGTGCTGGAAACCGGGCGCCCGATGCTGCGCGCCACCAATACCGGCATGACCGCGGTGATTGATGCTAGCGGCGAGGTGCAGACCGTGGCGGCGCCGGACACCCGGCAGACGCTGACGGCACAGGTACAGGGCCGCAGCGGGCTGACCCCGTACATGCGCTACGGCAATGCGCCGGTGTTGTGGGGCTGTGTGGCGCTACTGCTGGTCGGCATCGCCCTGCACGGCTGGCAGCGTTACCGGCGCCAGTTACTGGCCGCGGCATGAACAAAGCCCGACGCGATGCGTCGGGCTTTTTGTTGCGCACAAGGTTGGCCGCAGGCTTGCGGCCAACCTTGTCATGCCGTCACACGTGGAAGCGCGACACCATCTGCCGCAGATTGCCGGTCAGGCCGTGCAACTCGCCGATGGCACCGGAAGTGTGGCCGGCAGCCTCGGCATTCTGCGCCGCCGCCTGCGCGATCTGCTCGACGTGGCGGGTGATCTCCTCGCTGGCGTGGCCCTGCTCCGACAGCGCCTGCGAAATGTCGTTTACCACCGCCACCACGCCTCCGGCGCTGTCGCGGATCTGGCGGATCGACTCGCCGCCCTTCTCCGCCAGCGCCAGCCCGGATTTCACCCGTTCCACCGCCTCTTCCATATTGCTGCGCGACGCCTCGGAGCCGCTCTGGATCTCGCGGATCATCACCGCGATCTCCTGCGTCGCCTGGCCGGTGCGCTCCGACAGCTTGCGTACCTCGTCGGCTACCACGGCAAAGCCGCGGCCCAGCTCGCCGGCTCGCGCTGCCTCGATCGCCGCGTTCAGCGCCAGCAGGTTGGTCTGGTCGGCAATGTCCTTGATCACCTGCATGATGGTGGAGATGGTCTGCGTCTTGCTGACCAGATCACCGATGGTCAGCGCCGCCTGATCCACCGACTCGTTGATGCGGTGCATCTCGTCCACCGCGCGCGAGATCACCTCGCCACCGTTGTGCGACAGCTGGCCGGAACTGGCTGACACCGCGTGCGCGTGGCTGGCCAGTTCGGAAATCTGCTTGATGCTGGCGGTCAGCTCCTCAATCGAGACCGCCATGTCGCTGGCGGCGCGGCTTTGCTGCTCGGAGCCGGTGGCCACCGCGGTGGCGCTGCCGGAAATATTGCCGGCCATGCCGGTCAGGCTATGGCTGCTGTCGGCGATGCCGCCGACCAGCTCGCGCAGGTGCTGCTGCATGTCGGCCACCGCCGCCAGCAGGCTGTCCTTGTCGCTGGCCGCCACCGGCACCGCAACATTGAGCTGGCCCTGGGCAATCTGGCGCACTACGTCACGCGTCAGCGCCGGCTCGCCGCCCAGCTGCTGCATCACGCTGCGGCGGGTCAGGTAGCCGATCAGCACCACCAGCAGCAGCGCGACAAAGATCTCGGCGAACAGCAGCAGTGCGGTATTGCGCAGCGCCAGCGCCACATCGTCAAGGTAGATGCCGGTACCCACCACCCAGCCCCACTTGCCGCTGGTGGCGAGGTAGGACAGCTTAGGCTGCGGCTGGTCAAAGCCCGGCTTGTCCCACACGTAGGACACAAAATTGCGGCCATTCCCCTCGCGCACCGCCTGTTCGAACAGCTCGCCGAGGTTGACGCCGGTCGGATCCTTGATGGTCTTCAGGTTGGTGCCGGCCAGCTGCGGCTTCGCGCCGTGCGCCACCCACACCCAGCCGGGATCGAAGGCAAAGAAATACTCGCGCTCGTCGTAGCGCATGCTATTGAGCACGGTGATCGCCTGCTGCTTGGCGTCGGCCTCGGACAGCTTGCCGGCAGCGGCCATCTCCTCGTAACCCTTGATCAGGGTGACCGCGCTCTCCACCAGATTGCGCACCTTGTCCCGGCGGTCGGCGTACAGCGAGGCGCGCTCGAAGTACAGCGTGATGCCGCCGATGATACAGAGCAGCACCGCTACCAGCACCACCTGCAATTGCAAACGGCGCCTCAATGACATCGTCCCGTTACTGCTCATCGCTACTCTCCTTGTCGTTTTATGTCGCCGTGTGTGCCGGCGTGCTTATTTAGTATCACTTTATGTAAACCACCACTAGAGCAATTGCC of Vogesella indigofera contains these proteins:
- a CDS encoding methyl-accepting chemotaxis protein, with the protein product MSSNGTMSLRRRLQLQVVLVAVLLCIIGGITLYFERASLYADRRDKVRNLVESAVTLIKGYEEMAAAGKLSEADAKQQAITVLNSMRYDEREYFFAFDPGWVWVAHGAKPQLAGTNLKTIKDPTGVNLGELFEQAVREGNGRNFVSYVWDKPGFDQPQPKLSYLATSGKWGWVVGTGIYLDDVALALRNTALLLFAEIFVALLLVVLIGYLTRRSVMQQLGGEPALTRDVVRQIAQGQLNVAVPVAASDKDSLLAAVADMQQHLRELVGGIADSSHSLTGMAGNISGSATAVATGSEQQSRAASDMAVSIEELTASIKQISELASHAHAVSASSGQLSHNGGEVISRAVDEMHRINESVDQAALTIGDLVSKTQTISTIMQVIKDIADQTNLLALNAAIEAARAGELGRGFAVVADEVRKLSERTGQATQEIAVMIREIQSGSEASRSNMEEAVERVKSGLALAEKGGESIRQIRDSAGGVVAVVNDISQALSEQGHASEEITRHVEQIAQAAAQNAEAAGHTSGAIGELHGLTGNLRQMVSRFHV
- a CDS encoding HlyC/CorC family transporter — encoded protein: MDDYSSKPAPNWFERLLNRFTHEPEDREELVSQLHAAFERNVLDAEALSMIEGVLSFSERTVREVMVQRSQMDVIRLSEPMEKLLSHVIEAGHSRFPVIGEDKDDVQGILLSKDLLRYFLTPNDFDLQKTLRPVVFVPESKRLDGLLREFRATKTHMAIVVDEYGGVSGLITIEDVLEVIVGDIDDEHDLIESEDDIVPVRGERYRVLATTSIDDFNDFFECALPDDEVDTIGGLVTANLGYVPVRGEGLQLQDWHFTVIRADSRRLQALLVERRPQAER
- the lnt gene encoding apolipoprotein N-acyltransferase, whose product is MLRTLGYLLLVLLAGAATVFAFAPYRLFLLMPLLLALLLELVQRWPQRAFLLGYGWALAAYTSNFYWIYISLHDIAGMPALMAGAMTLLLPAYLALFPALAVWLACRIGNHGASRWLLLFPALWTLGEWLRSWMLTGFPWGAIGYSQITESPLAGFAAVTGIHGVTFAVALSAAILVLLPRWRRLPQLALLGLATALWGGGAWLQQQQWTSASGKPLAVSLLQGNIPQSLKWDPATFELTLSTYYRMVASAPPSDLLLLPETALPVFLDDLPSGYLTMINGDASRRQATLITGIPRRTDDGNGYLNAVVALNDPAQPYYAKNHLVPFGEFIPLPAVTGWIYRFMDMPLSGFSRGGDSQTPLAVADQRIAFNVCYEDGFGEELIGPAAGATMLANVSNLAWFGSSNAMSQQLQLSQARVLETGRPMLRATNTGMTAVIDASGEVQTVAAPDTRQTLTAQVQGRSGLTPYMRYGNAPVLWGCVALLLVGIALHGWQRYRRQLLAAA
- the ybeY gene encoding rRNA maturation RNase YbeY encodes the protein MKTAKRNQVLQRLAARLDLTLEDRLEAEQALPEGKQWRRWCQAALQRDVHKAQISLVVVDEAEGRALNRDYRGKDYATNVLSFALNEGDTVAGMPLFGDLVFCAPVVAREAAEQGKSLDAHYAHLVVHGMLHLQGLDHEEDDEAEAMEALETVILGKLGYADPYAAEKP
- a CDS encoding PhoH family protein, which produces MTEAHSSHSFTPVDNERLSRLCGALDENLKQIETGLDVSIQRRGEQFSLRGEQAGRALSLLQRFYALAEKRELSVQDIQLGLVEARQDNPQDGLDDTPTLHTRRRDLKGRTPRQSRYIKAIFSHDITFGIGPAGTGKTYLAVACAVDAMERDAVKRIVLVRPAVEAGEKLGFLPGDLAQKVDPYLRPLYDALYDLMGFDKVAKLFEKNLIEIAPLAYMRGRTLNNAFIILDEAQNTTPEQMKMFLTRIGFGSRAVITGDVTQIDLARHQKSGLVEVERILNQVRGIHFHHFQSDDVVRHPLVQKIVDAYDRYQIQEDEDR